GCACCCCGGCCTCGGCCGCGCTCAGGGTGTACTCGCAGTGCAGGTGGTTGGGCAGCGCGATGTAGAGGGCGTCGATATGTCCCTGTGTCAGAAAGTCGTCGAAGTCGCGGTAGTGGATGCGATGGGGCACATCGTAGCGCTCTCCGAGCACCTGCAGCTTCCTCGCATCGCCGGAGATGATGGCGCTGAGGTGGGCGTTGGGAGTGCCCGCGAACGCGGGCAGGATGGCGCTCTGGGCGATATAACCCAGGCCAATGACGCCAAAACGTACGGGATCGGCGGTGCTCATAAACTCCTCGGCGCTTCAAGACTCGACCAGGGGGCGGGGTGCTCTCGAATATGAGCACGGGCCGGCGAGCTGCGAAATCAGTGAGAGGCCGGGGCCGGGGGCTGGGAGGCCGTCGCCAGCTTGACTTTTAGGGGGAGCGGTCCCTAGGTTTGTCGCCGATGCCGCCGGAGCACCTCCGGCGAAGGTGCGTATCACCTCCCTGTTGACGCCGCTCCCCTTGAGCCCGGCTACTCGCCATTGCGGAGCGCCTGCCAGATGACGACGATGATCGATTCTTTCTACATCCGACTTCGCTGAGCCCCGTCGGCCGCGTCGACCTCTTGGGGTGACGACGACTGACGTGCAGGCTTAACCATCGCCCCATGTACGCTACTTACGCGACGCGTGTGGGACCGATGGGGGAGTGCCCCTCAGAGGGCAACGTCAGGGTGCAGATTCGCCCTGGCGCAACGCTCCTGCGTACCGTGGATGTAGAGGGAAGCACGCGATCCGGCAGGCCCGGCCTTCACCCTCGAAGGCGCCTTCTCGGGGCACCTTCGCTCCGGCTGAAAGTTCGTCGGCATCTCCCTTCCTTTCCATCCGGTACCTCCATCGTGTCACCGTGACGTCTGTCGCTCTGGTGAGGCTCTTGAGCCCACTTAAGGAGGTCTTATGCGCGACTCTGAATCCAATAACGCATCGTCTGAACATCCCCACACTCACGATACCCGCACGTTGATGGGACACCGGCAGGAACGCGCGGTGATTCTCTCGGTGCAAACCCCCGAGCTCGACGATCAGGAGCTTGAGAGCTCCGCCCGGGAGCTTACCGCGCTGGCACGTACCCTGGGCATGGAGGTGCTCGCCGGGCATGCACAGAAGCGCACCAACGATCGCTCCGTGGCGCTGCTGGGCCGGGGCAAACTGGAGGAGGTTCGCGCCGACTGCGAGAGTCTCGGGCTTAACCTGGCACTGGTTGACGCCGAACTCAGCCCCCGGCAGCAGCAGGTGCTCGAAGAGGCGCTGGGCATCGGCGTGATGGATCGCAGCGCGGTGATCCTGCGCATTTTTGAGGAGCGCGCCCAGACCCGGGAGGCTCGTCTTCAGGTTGAGATGGCGCGTATCAGCTACGAGTTGCCCCGGGTACGCACGAACCTCGTCGGCGATGACCGCCATGGGGGAGGGGGGCGCGGGGGGCGAGGACACTCGAACACGGAGCTGGCCCGGCAACGCTATCGCGAGCGCCTGGTTGAGCTGCAGCAGGAGCTTGCCGAGGTTCAGGCTCGGGCCAGGCTCCAGCGGGAGCGCCGTTCCCAGGCCTTTCAGGTAGCCCTGGTCGGCTACACCAACGCCGGGAAGTCATCGCTGATGCGCGCGCTCACCGGCAGCCAGGTGCTGGTCGAAGACAAGCTCTTTGCCACGCTGGGCACCACCGCCCGGAGGCTGGAGCCGCAGCTTCAGCCCGAGGTGGTGATCAGCGATACGGTGGGGTTCATCAAAAGGCTCCCCCATGAGCTTGTCGCCTCCTTTAAGTCGACCCTGGATGAGGCCCGAGACGCCGATCTGCTGCTCTTTGTTTTGGACGCCTCCGACCCGGCCTGGCCTGAGCATCTGCGGGTGACCCGCGAGACCTTACGCTCCATCGATGTGGACCTCAAAGATGCCCTGGTGGTCTTTAATAAAGTCGATTGTCTGGAGCATGAGGCCCGCGCCAGCCTGCGCATCCACATGCCCGACGCCCTCCAGGTCAGCGCGATGAAGCCCGAGCTGCTCTCGCTGCTGCACCAGAGGATCGCCCGGGCGCAGGAGGCCTCCTTTGTCGAGGAGTCCCTCTTCATTCCTTACGAGAGTGGGCAGCTGGTGGGCAGCGTGCACCGCGGTGCGCGGGTCATGGAGCAGCATCACGGTCCTCACGGGACCGGGCTGCGAGTGAAGGCGCCGGCCCATTCGCTTAACCTCTGGCGAGACGAGCTCGGAGGATTTGTGCCGGTGGAGGAGCCCGAGGAGCTGCTGGCGCATTGTGAGGCGCTGGGGCTGGAGCTTCTCAGCGAGTCGGAGCGTTTTGAGGAGTCTGGCGCCGACTATCGGGCGCTCCACGCCAGCGATCTGGAGGAGCGGCCCTGGGTGGTGCGTTCGCCCCGTCGGCAAGGTTTGATGGAGGCGAGCCGA
This window of the Lujinxingia litoralis genome carries:
- the hflX gene encoding GTPase HflX, giving the protein MRDSESNNASSEHPHTHDTRTLMGHRQERAVILSVQTPELDDQELESSARELTALARTLGMEVLAGHAQKRTNDRSVALLGRGKLEEVRADCESLGLNLALVDAELSPRQQQVLEEALGIGVMDRSAVILRIFEERAQTREARLQVEMARISYELPRVRTNLVGDDRHGGGGRGGRGHSNTELARQRYRERLVELQQELAEVQARARLQRERRSQAFQVALVGYTNAGKSSLMRALTGSQVLVEDKLFATLGTTARRLEPQLQPEVVISDTVGFIKRLPHELVASFKSTLDEARDADLLLFVLDASDPAWPEHLRVTRETLRSIDVDLKDALVVFNKVDCLEHEARASLRIHMPDALQVSAMKPELLSLLHQRIARAQEASFVEESLFIPYESGQLVGSVHRGARVMEQHHGPHGTGLRVKAPAHSLNLWRDELGGFVPVEEPEELLAHCEALGLELLSESERFEESGADYRALHASDLEERPWVVRSPRRQGLMEASRYEARALRALRGELPVATPEWALHSARAIAYPRLPGRPAWEITDQGELRWPVLNPAAPTEAFLSSVVGLLSALHHLEPGPLMRAGLRRQGPEQERKHLHSQLLRVLPMLKPSQALRERWERWLADDTLWAWEPVPVHGDLHPGHLLLDEQARVVGVIDWSEVHLGDPAIDLVFLVDRFGPQVLVDVLERLDDAGAAGGPRLEVRCRERGAFQAVIVADWALTHGHELARAYAFSLVEAAESQMSET